A genomic window from Archocentrus centrarchus isolate MPI-CPG fArcCen1 chromosome 2, fArcCen1, whole genome shotgun sequence includes:
- the LOC115793713 gene encoding ras-related protein Rap-2a-like, with the protein MREYKVVVLGSGGVGKSALTVQFVTGTFIEKYDPTIEDFYRKEIEVDSSPSVLEILDTAGTEQFASMRDLYIRNGQGFILVYSLVNQQSFQDIKPMRDQIIRVKRYQQVPVVLVGNKVDLEDEREVSPSEGQALAEDWGCPFMETSAKSKTMVDELFAEIVRQMDFCPLPDRREACCPAGSIQ; encoded by the exons ATGCGGGAGTATAAGGTGGTGGTGCTCGGGAGCGGCGGGGTGGGGAAGTCCGCGCTGACGGTCCAGTTTGTCACCGGGACATTTATAGAAAAGTACGACCCGACCATTGAAGATTTCTACAGAAAGGAGATCGAGGTGGACTCCTCTCCGTCGGTGCTGGAGATCCTCGACACAGCCGGCACCGAGCAGTTCGCCTCAATGAGAGACCTTTATATCAGAAACGGCCAAGGCTTCATCCTGGTCTACAGCCTGGTCAACCAGCAAAGTTTTCAGGACATCAAGCCCATGAGAGATCAGATCATCAGGGTGAAAAG GTACCAGCAGGTACCGGTGGTGCTGGTGGGTAACAAGGTGGACCTGGAGGACGAGAGGGAAGTGTCCCCCAGCGAGGGCCAGGCGCTGGCTGAGGACTGGGGCTGCCCCTTCATGGAGACGTCAGCCAAGAGCAAGACCATGGTGGATGAGCTTTTCGCGGAGATCGTCAGGCAGATGGACTTCTGCCCTCTGCCGGACCGGAGAGAGGCCTGCTGCCCCGCCGGTAGCATACAGTAG
- the mrpl39 gene encoding large ribosomal subunit protein mL39: MASRTVCRALQRRFASPAAAQRPSLAEVRGQRNAVFSREQARQRALYPRIEKIEVSLQGPGLDGTLLVMNRGMSTPLSCARHLTEHHVTNSALALMDGQPWPLHQPLTHSCSLTLLTFKDGNPTLVNEAYWRSCAALLGQVLETAFKDDYTVQLLSTPEVPVLSGAFCCDVVFDPQLDSWTPSEESLRSLTRGAQQLIHQDLAWEPLEVAPSVALEAFSHSRCKQEEVEQKASQSPKGTVMLYRCGDHVLLSGGPLVARTGLCSQYEVTAIHSLGQGSWGLHRRAQGLSLPLQLQAHHTVWRKLRQRAEKLVDVPGS, from the exons ATGGCGAGCAGGACCGTGTGTCGAGCTTTGCAGCGCC GCTTTGCATCCCCTGCAGCAGCTCAGCGTCCGTCTCTGGCTGAGGTACGCGGTCAGCGTAATGCCGTCTTCTCCAGAGAGCAGGCCAGGCAGAGAGCTCTGTACCCCCGCATCGAAAAGATAGAGGTGTCCCTTCAGGGCCCCGGATTGGACGGTACGCTGCTCGTCATGAACAGAGGAATGTCCACGCCGTTGAGCTGCGCCAGAC ATCTGACGGAGCATCACGTGACAAACTCGGCTCTGGCCCTCATGGACGGGCAGCCGTGGCCTCTCCACCAGCCCCTCACCCACTCCTGCTCTCTCACTCTGCTCACATTTAAAGACGGCAACCCCACGCTGGTGAACGAG GCGTACTGGCGTTCCTGCGCGGCCCTGCTGGGTCAGGTGCTGGAGACGGCGTTCAAGGATGACTACACTGTGCAGCTGCTCAGCACTCCTGAAGTGCCAG TCCTTTCTGGAGCCTTCTGCTGCGATGTGGTGTTCGACCCCCAGCTGGACTCATGGACTCCCTCTGAG GAGTCATTACGCTCTTTGACCAGAGGGGCCCAGCAGCTCATCCACCAAGACCTGGCCTGGGAGCCTCTGGAAGTGGCGCCCTCTGTGGCACTGGAGGCTTTCTCACACAGCAG GTGTAAACAGGAAGAGGTGGAACAGAAAGCATCTCAAAGTCCCAAAGGCACAGTGATGCTCTACAG ATGCGGTGACCATGTGCTGCTGagtgggggccccctggtggccagAACGGGCCTGTGTTCCCAGTATGAGGTGACAGCCATCCACAGCCTGGGGCAGGGATCCTGGGGCCTCCATCGTCGAGCGCAGGGCCTCTCCCTGCCTCTGCAGCTTCAG GCTCATCACACAGTCTGGAGGAAACTGAGGCAGCGGGCAGAGAAACTG GTCGACGTGCCCGGGTCCTGA